The sequence CAAAGGCATTTTGCAAGATCGCCCTCGCCTTTTACCGTAATCTCTTTTCCATTTTCGTTAAGCGCGCACACAGTGACGGACTGCGGTCGGAAAGTTTTTCCAAAGCGGTCCGGAACGCTCAGACATCCCTCCTCGCATTCCTGCAAACCAGCTTGCTCCGTTATAACCGGATTGACCAGCTTCATCAGTCCGTTGCCGTCGTGCATGTCAATAACCACCAGCCTTTTTAATACACCAACCTGCAGCGCCGCGAGCCCCAGTCCTTTTTCGGCGTACATCGTCTCCGCCATATCTTCAAGGATCAACCGAATCCTGTCGCTTAGCTCCGTTACTTTCCTGCTCTGCTTACGCAGAATGTCGTCTCCTATGATGCGTAGTTTTCTTTGTGCCACGTTGTTTTCTCCTACTCCTCAAAAAGCGGCGTGCTGAAATAGCGTTCCGCCGTATCCGGCAGCACTGTCACTACCGTTTTTCCTTCTCCCAGTTTTTTGGCAAGCTTCAATGCCGCCGCCACGTTCGTTCCGCTCGATATGCCGCACATCAGGCCTTCGAGCCGCGCTAAATCTTTTGCCGTCCTGATCGCCTCATCGTCCGTCACAATGCACACGTCGTCATAAATCTCCGTATTCAGATTCTCCGGAATCAGTCCGTCGCCAATGCCCATTTGCAAATGCGTTCCAATGCTGCCGCCTGAAAGGATCGCAGCGTTTTCCGGCTCCACCGCCCATATCATCATATCCGGATTCTGTGCCTTTAATACTTCTCCGATCCCGCTGATCGTACCGCCCGTACCGACGCCGCTACAAAATCCATGAATTGGTCCGGACACCTGC comes from Christensenellaceae bacterium and encodes:
- the def_2 gene encoding peptide deformylase, with the translated sequence MAQRKLRIIGDDILRKQSRKVTELSDRIRLILEDMAETMYAEKGLGLAALQVGVLKRLVVIDMHDGNGLMKLVNPVITEQAGLQECEEGCLSVPDRFGKTFRPQSVTVCALNENGKEITVKGEGDLAKCLCHEIDHLDGILFVDHMIEEE